A portion of the Bifidobacterium sp. ESL0800 genome contains these proteins:
- a CDS encoding extracellular solute-binding protein: MKIIKAIAALSAAALSITALSACGGSNAQEDNSKPDSISFWYYENPASAETADWREAVKRFTKDTGIKVKIETKSFTQIAQNASQFLNSEQAPDVMESNRGNGSAGMLSSMGLLSDLGPYVKKYGWDKVITKADANVAKYDDKGVMDGDKWVGLPTYAEFQRVFYNTDLFAKYNIKVPTTMSEFEDACAKFKAAGITPIAADAGEFGVMWLWWSLVNTKTDQKFIDNWQLYKNDVNWKSEPLTYATNKINEWLDKGYISRNATGLKKEDTNVSFIKGEYPIYQTGTWIESRFNEQIKFNWDGAALPGIKMLQGCTGNILTIPEKAKHKDWAAKLLNYTISKDLQTEIGNAGGVPLNADMKKVTNEKNRKMIKEYLNFSKQGKLAYYPDYPATNLTDAMSSEFQELVNGTKNPQQTLQAMQKAYTTGVQDMGVKDK; the protein is encoded by the coding sequence ATGAAAATCATTAAGGCAATCGCAGCACTCAGTGCCGCCGCGTTATCGATAACGGCCTTAAGCGCTTGCGGAGGCAGCAACGCTCAGGAAGACAATTCGAAACCGGACAGCATTTCCTTCTGGTACTACGAAAATCCGGCCTCGGCGGAGACGGCCGATTGGCGAGAAGCAGTGAAGCGTTTTACTAAAGACACTGGCATCAAAGTAAAGATCGAGACGAAGTCATTCACCCAAATTGCCCAGAATGCCAGTCAGTTCCTCAATTCCGAACAGGCTCCGGATGTTATGGAGTCCAACCGCGGCAACGGCAGCGCCGGCATGCTTTCGTCGATGGGTCTGCTGTCTGACCTCGGACCGTATGTCAAAAAATACGGCTGGGACAAGGTCATCACCAAGGCTGACGCCAATGTGGCCAAATATGACGACAAAGGCGTGATGGACGGTGACAAGTGGGTCGGTTTGCCGACATATGCCGAATTCCAGCGTGTGTTCTACAACACCGATCTGTTCGCTAAATACAATATCAAGGTGCCGACCACGATGAGCGAGTTCGAAGATGCGTGCGCAAAATTCAAGGCTGCCGGCATCACTCCTATCGCTGCCGATGCTGGTGAATTCGGGGTCATGTGGTTGTGGTGGTCTTTGGTCAATACCAAAACGGACCAGAAATTCATCGATAACTGGCAGCTGTACAAGAACGACGTCAATTGGAAGTCCGAGCCTCTTACCTATGCCACCAACAAGATCAACGAGTGGCTTGACAAGGGATATATCTCGAGGAATGCTACGGGTCTGAAGAAGGAAGACACCAACGTTTCCTTCATCAAGGGCGAGTACCCCATCTATCAGACCGGTACATGGATCGAAAGCCGCTTCAACGAGCAAATCAAATTCAACTGGGACGGCGCCGCGTTGCCGGGGATAAAGATGCTGCAGGGTTGCACTGGCAACATCCTGACCATTCCCGAGAAGGCCAAGCATAAGGATTGGGCTGCGAAGCTTCTGAACTACACCATCTCCAAGGATTTGCAGACCGAAATCGGCAATGCCGGCGGTGTCCCGCTCAATGCTGACATGAAGAAGGTCACCAACGAGAAGAACCGGAAGATGATCAAGGAATATCTGAACTTCTCGAAGCAGGGCAAGCTTGCGTACTATCCTGATTATCCTGCCACGAACCTGACCGATGCGATGTCCTCGGAGTTCCAGGAGCTCGTCAACGGGACCAAGAACCCCCAGCAGACGCTGCAGGCCATGCAGAAGGCATATACCACCGGCGTGCAGGATATGGGGGTTAAGGACAAGTAA
- a CDS encoding LacI family DNA-binding transcriptional regulator has translation MTGIKDVAKAAGVSVSTVSYVLSGKRSISSKTTDAVLAAIDKLGYVPNASARKLRGEPNRIIAIAPGCREAKRPRISVYFMQMALKAKERGYDVLLLTGENPVNDIRRVTQSGIADGVVLLDVDEYDKRALYAKSFGKPCVAIGYPVDHDDCACVDIDFAQMGRLVARKLHDYGHKRVSFLRSIENLDMPISGYRLLFRRSFLDSAKDFGIEVNEPALTNYKTFNPRQFVDECLLGKNGSTAIVNQSDSIILNKVLDVLHKDKISVPEDISVISCGTFLSSMPVSQGISEMPITPELLCEEALEVLLDAIERNDDIRGMVRLSPPTFVDRGSFGPVSKTGTGVIDA, from the coding sequence ATGACTGGGATCAAAGACGTGGCCAAAGCCGCGGGCGTTTCCGTTTCCACGGTCTCCTATGTGCTCTCGGGCAAGCGCTCGATTTCTTCAAAAACCACCGATGCGGTCTTGGCTGCGATAGACAAGCTGGGCTATGTTCCCAATGCCAGTGCAAGAAAGTTGCGTGGAGAACCGAATCGTATCATCGCCATCGCTCCTGGCTGTCGCGAGGCAAAGCGGCCCAGGATCAGTGTCTATTTCATGCAGATGGCGTTGAAGGCCAAGGAACGTGGGTATGATGTCCTGTTGCTTACAGGTGAAAATCCCGTTAACGATATCCGTCGTGTCACGCAAAGCGGCATAGCGGATGGCGTCGTACTGCTCGATGTGGATGAATACGACAAGCGTGCCTTATACGCCAAAAGTTTCGGGAAGCCATGTGTCGCTATCGGTTATCCCGTGGATCACGATGATTGCGCATGCGTCGATATCGATTTCGCGCAGATGGGGCGTTTGGTGGCGCGCAAGTTGCATGATTACGGCCATAAGCGCGTATCGTTTCTTCGCAGCATTGAAAATCTGGACATGCCGATTTCAGGTTACCGGCTCCTGTTCAGGCGTTCTTTCCTGGACAGCGCCAAGGATTTTGGCATTGAGGTCAATGAGCCGGCGTTGACCAATTACAAGACTTTCAATCCCCGTCAATTCGTAGACGAGTGCTTGCTGGGGAAGAACGGTTCGACCGCGATTGTCAATCAGTCGGATTCGATCATCCTCAACAAAGTATTGGATGTTCTGCACAAGGACAAGATTTCGGTACCCGAAGATATATCAGTGATATCGTGCGGTACTTTCCTGTCCTCGATGCCGGTGAGCCAAGGTATTTCCGAGATGCCGATCACTCCTGAATTGCTTTGCGAAGAAGCTTTGGAGGTTCTTCTCGATGCAATAGAAAGGAACGACGACATCAGGGGAATGGTGAGGCTGTCTCCTCCGACGTTCGTTGACAGGGGTTCTTTCGGGCCTGTTTCCAAGACCGGAACGGGGGTGATTGATGCATAA
- a CDS encoding histidine phosphatase family protein — MSNQQTDGTETVTIYLARHTQTTSNVMDIMQGWSDFPITEEGYEIIRNFGRGLRGIKFDAAYAGNLSRHYATARGALDESGNEDVEIHVDPDLREANFGSFEGRNATDTFKAAAVHMGYKTQEAVFADRGMKAHLDLQDAIAQLDQLDLCSSPIDQSVRAEFSTQIQDRMTRALTKIADTAVEKHQHNVLVVSSGHSIREFLWATDHDADLTNQENTATTKLTYRNGSFSIVGPTGSLEYRERGARL, encoded by the coding sequence ATGAGCAATCAACAAACCGACGGAACGGAAACCGTGACCATTTATCTCGCCAGGCACACGCAGACGACCTCCAATGTCATGGACATCATGCAAGGCTGGTCCGATTTCCCGATCACCGAAGAAGGCTACGAGATCATCCGCAATTTCGGACGCGGGCTGAGGGGGATCAAATTCGACGCCGCGTACGCCGGCAATTTGTCACGCCATTACGCCACGGCACGGGGCGCTCTTGACGAATCGGGGAACGAGGATGTCGAGATTCATGTCGATCCCGACCTGCGCGAGGCCAATTTCGGTAGCTTCGAGGGACGAAACGCCACAGACACGTTCAAGGCCGCTGCGGTCCACATGGGTTACAAGACGCAGGAAGCGGTTTTCGCCGATCGGGGGATGAAGGCCCACCTCGACCTGCAGGACGCAATCGCGCAGCTGGATCAGCTTGACCTATGCTCGTCTCCGATCGATCAGAGCGTACGGGCCGAATTCTCCACGCAAATACAGGATCGCATGACCAGAGCGCTCACCAAAATCGCCGATACCGCCGTCGAGAAGCACCAGCACAACGTCCTCGTCGTCAGCTCCGGCCACAGCATCCGTGAATTTTTGTGGGCGACCGACCACGATGCGGATCTGACGAACCAGGAAAACACAGCCACCACCAAGCTCACCTATCGCAACGGTTCCTTTAGCATCGTCGGTCCTACCGGTTCCTTGGAATATCGCGAACGCGGAGCACGTCTTTAG
- a CDS encoding VTT domain-containing protein gives MGFIHFLIELLKDPRTIIAGWISMGVAPTLGFIFLIVFIETGVVFFPFLPGDSLLFAAGFFAAPDAVTGKSALPLFALLPVVWIAPIVGDQCNYFIGHFFGRKIIESGKVKAMTPERLAKTEAMIDKWGPLAVFLGRFFPFIRTFMPFISGLSGMRWRRFTPFSMLGGFTWSTLFTLLGYFFGGIPIVQDNFELVIIAILVISLLPTIIGLAKAKFGKKNNGSDSNDGIKESADATLEESESAD, from the coding sequence ATGGGTTTCATTCACTTCCTCATTGAGCTTCTGAAAGACCCTCGAACCATCATCGCCGGCTGGATCTCGATGGGCGTGGCTCCCACCCTGGGCTTCATCTTCCTTATTGTCTTCATCGAAACCGGCGTGGTCTTCTTCCCGTTCCTTCCAGGCGACTCCCTGCTGTTCGCGGCCGGTTTCTTCGCCGCCCCGGACGCCGTGACCGGCAAATCCGCGCTTCCCTTGTTCGCGCTGCTGCCGGTGGTCTGGATCGCGCCGATTGTAGGCGACCAGTGCAACTACTTCATCGGCCATTTCTTCGGACGCAAGATCATCGAAAGCGGCAAGGTCAAGGCCATGACCCCCGAACGCCTCGCCAAAACCGAAGCGATGATCGACAAGTGGGGCCCGCTCGCGGTCTTCCTCGGCCGCTTCTTCCCGTTCATCCGCACGTTTATGCCGTTCATTTCCGGACTTTCCGGCATGCGCTGGCGCAGGTTCACCCCGTTCTCGATGCTCGGCGGCTTCACTTGGTCGACGCTGTTCACCCTGCTCGGCTACTTCTTCGGCGGCATCCCCATCGTTCAGGACAATTTCGAGCTGGTCATCATCGCCATTCTCGTTATTTCGCTTCTTCCCACGATCATCGGGCTTGCGAAGGCCAAATTCGGCAAGAAAAACAATGGAAGCGACTCCAACGACGGCATCAAAGAGAGCGCTGACGCAACGCTTGAAGAAAGCGAATCCGCCGACTGA
- a CDS encoding (Fe-S)-binding protein: MKVVIFSTCLVDLIFPNVGKAMVEVLERFGCETYMPMQQICCGQITFNSGYVKESTKVMHNEIDALMSVDADYIVGPAGSCVNMLKELQFHLPAGDDEYKAKAHEMANKTYEFSQFLYRVLGVLDAGAELDAVATYHRSCHMTRLLGERESPYILMDHVKGLKVKELPHIENCCGFGGMFSMKVPSVSQEMVNEKVSDVESTGAEVLISCDPGCLMNIGGRFNRLGKKITIMHLAEVLNSNVDMSRVKYVDAAERKAIDEQTLQHSNAHEEALV; encoded by the coding sequence ATGAAGGTAGTGATTTTCTCCACCTGCCTGGTCGATCTGATATTTCCCAATGTCGGGAAAGCCATGGTCGAAGTTCTTGAAAGGTTCGGCTGCGAAACTTACATGCCGATGCAGCAAATCTGCTGCGGGCAAATTACGTTCAACAGCGGATACGTCAAAGAATCCACGAAGGTGATGCACAACGAGATCGATGCCCTGATGAGCGTCGACGCCGATTACATCGTCGGCCCCGCCGGTTCCTGCGTCAATATGTTGAAGGAGCTGCAGTTCCACCTGCCCGCCGGCGACGACGAATACAAGGCCAAGGCCCACGAAATGGCCAACAAGACCTACGAGTTCTCGCAGTTCCTCTATCGCGTGCTCGGCGTGCTCGACGCCGGCGCGGAACTCGACGCCGTGGCCACCTACCACCGTTCCTGCCATATGACCCGTCTACTCGGCGAGCGCGAGAGCCCTTATATTCTTATGGACCACGTCAAGGGCCTCAAAGTCAAGGAACTTCCGCATATCGAGAACTGCTGCGGTTTCGGCGGCATGTTCTCCATGAAAGTGCCTTCGGTTTCCCAGGAAATGGTCAACGAGAAGGTCTCAGACGTCGAAAGCACCGGAGCCGAGGTCCTGATTTCCTGCGACCCAGGTTGCCTGATGAACATCGGCGGCCGTTTCAATAGGCTCGGCAAAAAGATCACCATCATGCATCTGGCGGAAGTGCTCAACAGCAATGTCGACATGAGCCGCGTGAAGTACGTCGACGCAGCCGAACGCAAGGCCATCGACGAACAGACTTTGCAGCATTCCAACGCACATGAGGAGGCTCTGGTATGA
- a CDS encoding LutB/LldF family L-lactate oxidation iron-sulfur protein: protein MSTTQMDDTMFKRTGKSTGTMLQYGDKNFVNRVHQSTTDKFAHRAISNAQDAQWVKRETARAELGNWEGWRDLSEQIRQQVIRYLPDYLEEFSDNVEKHGGHVFFAQTDVEARDFITDLVKKKKAHNIVKPKSMVTSEIGLDKALLKIDGVKVTETDLAEFILELDDWDEPSHLVFPALHKNRDQVQKLFQKLGYKGDNDPQHEARFSRKVLRERFLESDMSITGCNFAVADQGMVNIVTNEGNADLSMAIAPTQVVVMGMERLVPTLKEAETMDNMLVRSAVGTKLTSYCSFVSPKLPDEADGPEDFYVVIVDNGRSNALGTEFEPILQCIRCASCLNVCPIYRNIGGKGYGSIYPGPIGAVLSPLLQGDYAEFHDLPYACSLCSACTATCPVKIPLHELLLKHREVMMNDKHMGDLIADTVMKVVGIGTGHSSLFRTALTFDHVAMNTIAKKGIKDPATGSRVPDTAKNLDENGKHEEWMPFVFGGWTKVRDLPEPPAHSKNFRTWYNKRKKSQIAEAGGEEAFRKAQAGVLAKNPNAPKAFGAYDNSVSARKVGHEQATPLSDATVPVALGSIEEAGVGHYADHDSHTSHENAVRHGIAPAKTEAAANSADNGKKD, encoded by the coding sequence ATGAGCACCACACAAATGGATGACACCATGTTCAAGCGCACCGGAAAATCTACCGGCACGATGCTGCAATATGGCGACAAAAACTTCGTCAACCGTGTTCACCAGAGCACGACAGACAAATTCGCACACCGCGCCATCTCCAACGCACAGGATGCGCAGTGGGTCAAGCGCGAGACCGCTCGTGCCGAACTCGGCAACTGGGAGGGATGGCGCGATCTGAGCGAGCAGATCCGCCAGCAGGTCATTCGATATCTGCCCGACTATCTTGAGGAATTTTCCGACAACGTCGAAAAGCACGGCGGCCATGTCTTCTTCGCACAGACCGATGTCGAGGCACGTGACTTCATCACCGATCTGGTCAAGAAAAAGAAGGCGCACAACATCGTCAAGCCGAAGTCCATGGTCACCTCCGAGATCGGACTCGACAAGGCACTGCTGAAAATCGACGGCGTCAAGGTCACCGAAACCGATCTGGCCGAGTTCATTTTGGAACTCGACGATTGGGACGAACCTTCCCACCTCGTCTTCCCGGCGCTGCACAAGAACCGCGACCAGGTGCAGAAGCTCTTCCAAAAGCTTGGTTACAAGGGCGACAACGACCCACAGCATGAGGCGCGGTTCTCCCGCAAGGTGCTGCGTGAACGCTTCCTTGAATCCGACATGTCCATCACCGGCTGCAACTTCGCCGTCGCCGACCAAGGCATGGTCAACATCGTCACCAACGAAGGCAACGCCGACCTCTCCATGGCCATCGCGCCCACGCAGGTCGTCGTCATGGGTATGGAAAGGCTCGTACCGACCCTGAAAGAGGCCGAGACGATGGACAACATGCTCGTGCGCTCCGCAGTAGGTACGAAGCTCACCTCGTATTGCAGCTTCGTCTCCCCCAAGCTTCCCGACGAGGCCGACGGCCCCGAGGACTTCTACGTGGTCATCGTCGACAACGGGCGTTCCAACGCGCTCGGCACCGAGTTCGAGCCGATCCTGCAGTGCATCCGCTGCGCCTCCTGCCTCAACGTCTGCCCGATTTACCGCAACATCGGCGGCAAGGGTTATGGCTCCATCTATCCGGGACCGATCGGTGCCGTGCTCTCCCCGCTGCTGCAAGGCGACTACGCGGAATTCCACGATCTGCCGTATGCCTGCAGCCTCTGCTCGGCCTGCACCGCGACCTGCCCCGTCAAGATTCCGCTGCACGAGCTGCTCTTAAAGCATCGCGAAGTCATGATGAACGACAAGCATATGGGCGACCTGATCGCCGACACCGTGATGAAGGTCGTCGGCATTGGTACCGGTCATTCCTCGCTCTTCCGCACCGCGCTGACCTTCGACCACGTTGCGATGAACACCATCGCCAAGAAGGGCATCAAGGACCCAGCCACGGGTTCGCGCGTGCCGGACACCGCCAAGAACCTCGACGAGAACGGCAAGCATGAGGAATGGATGCCGTTCGTCTTCGGCGGGTGGACCAAGGTCCGCGATCTGCCGGAACCGCCGGCGCACTCCAAGAACTTCCGCACCTGGTATAACAAACGCAAGAAGTCGCAGATCGCCGAAGCCGGCGGTGAGGAAGCCTTCCGCAAGGCCCAGGCTGGCGTCCTCGCCAAGAACCCGAACGCTCCCAAGGCTTTCGGCGCTTATGACAACAGCGTTTCCGCGCGCAAGGTCGGCCACGAGCAGGCCACGCCATTGAGCGACGCGACCGTTCCCGTGGCGCTCGGCTCCATCGAGGAGGCCGGAGTCGGCCATTACGCCGACCACGACAGCCACACGAGCCATGAGAACGCTGTGCGCCATGGTATCGCTCCGGCAAAAACCGAAGCCGCTGCAAATTCCGCCGACAATGGGAAGAAGGACTGA